One genomic segment of Methylocystis sp. SC2 includes these proteins:
- a CDS encoding NAD(P)H-dependent glycerol-3-phosphate dehydrogenase encodes MTRATVAVLGAGAWGVALANVAAQGRARVPLWAHDPQAAEALARDRENARRLPGLPLAAAVAPTSDISVLREADIVLAVTPAQAIRMTARAARPHLRARAAFVICAKGIERDRRKFLSEVAKEELPQADVAVLSGPSFAADVCRGLPTAVTLAAHEETLARRLSEELSTKTFRLYRSTDVRGAEIGGAAKNVLAIAAGMSHGRGLGASAQAALIARGFAELMRLGRVLGARQETLMGLSGLGDLVLTCGSAQSRNFALGEALGQGKSVEDATHGKLAEGAFTARVMVEMARAHDVELPIAEAVDAILSARLSVDGAVEALLMRPLKAED; translated from the coding sequence ATGACGCGCGCGACTGTCGCCGTTCTCGGCGCCGGCGCCTGGGGCGTCGCCCTCGCCAATGTCGCCGCGCAAGGCCGCGCCCGCGTGCCCCTGTGGGCGCATGATCCTCAGGCCGCCGAAGCCCTGGCGCGCGACCGCGAGAACGCGCGCCGCTTGCCGGGTCTGCCGCTTGCCGCCGCCGTCGCCCCGACGAGCGACATTTCCGTCTTACGTGAGGCGGACATCGTGCTCGCCGTCACGCCCGCACAAGCGATCCGCATGACCGCGCGCGCCGCGCGGCCGCATCTGCGCGCGCGCGCCGCCTTTGTGATTTGCGCCAAGGGGATCGAACGCGACCGGCGCAAGTTCCTGAGCGAAGTCGCGAAGGAAGAACTGCCCCAGGCCGACGTCGCCGTGCTCTCGGGACCAAGCTTCGCGGCGGACGTATGCAGAGGATTGCCGACGGCGGTGACTCTCGCGGCGCATGAAGAAACGCTGGCCCGACGCTTGAGCGAAGAGCTTTCGACGAAGACGTTTCGGCTTTATCGCTCGACAGACGTCCGCGGCGCCGAGATCGGCGGCGCCGCGAAAAACGTTCTCGCCATCGCCGCAGGAATGAGCCACGGCCGCGGACTCGGCGCGAGCGCGCAGGCGGCGCTCATCGCACGCGGATTTGCCGAGCTGATGCGTCTCGGGCGCGTCCTGGGCGCGCGTCAAGAGACATTGATGGGTCTTTCAGGATTGGGCGATCTCGTGCTCACCTGCGGATCGGCGCAGTCGCGCAACTTTGCGCTTGGCGAAGCGCTGGGGCAGGGAAAGTCTGTGGAAGACGCCACGCATGGCAAGCTTGCGGAGGGCGCCTTTACGGCGCGCGTCATGGTGGAAATGGCGCGCGCGCATGACGTCGAGCTGCCGATCGCCGAGGCCGTGGACGCCATTCTCTCGGCGCGGCTAAGCGTCGACGGCGCCGTCGAAGCGCTGCTGATGCGTCCGCTCAAAGCCGAAGACTGA
- a CDS encoding phospholipase D-like domain-containing protein, translating to MTLAPTPQPAGLLAEEPTFAGVHVFYGPGDGFGAVDGRLINEARRSIDMAAYVLTDRSLTTALGRAAMRGVKVRIYLDGEEMRRGASAIEEIADAPNVEVRRKGRSRDLMHLKSYQVDGRVLRSGSANFSVSGEVYQDNDLIVIESPEAAARFHQTFERLWSRPDNQRIGMR from the coding sequence ATGACGCTCGCGCCAACGCCGCAACCGGCCGGGCTGCTCGCGGAAGAGCCGACCTTCGCGGGCGTGCATGTATTCTACGGGCCCGGCGACGGTTTCGGCGCGGTCGACGGGCGGCTGATCAATGAGGCGCGCCGCTCGATCGACATGGCGGCCTATGTTCTGACCGACCGCTCTCTGACGACGGCGCTCGGCCGCGCGGCCATGCGTGGCGTCAAGGTGCGGATCTATCTCGACGGCGAGGAAATGCGGCGCGGCGCGTCCGCGATCGAGGAAATCGCCGACGCTCCGAACGTCGAAGTGCGCCGCAAAGGCCGCTCGCGCGATCTGATGCATTTGAAATCATATCAGGTGGACGGTCGCGTCCTGCGCAGCGGCTCCGCGAATTTCAGCGTCTCCGGCGAAGTCTATCAGGACAATGATTTGATCGTGATCGAAAGCCCAGAGGCCGCGGCGCGGTTTCATCAAACTTTTGAAAGGCTGTGGTCGCGTCCGGACAATCAGAGGATCGGCATGCGATGA